From the Cloeon dipterum chromosome 4, ieCloDipt1.1, whole genome shotgun sequence genome, the window CCTCCTGCTTTACCTTCAAAGGTAAATGATCAGGAATTTATTAATAGTctggaagtgaattaaattttttattctacttCAGGTTCGATCAAGTTGGCATCTACGTCGTGATGTTCTTGGAAATTCTGCAGACTCTTATAAAAGTGTTGTTCGTGTTCTCCATTCTGATAATTGCGTTTGGACTTTCACTCTACATTTTGCTTTCACGGGTATAacctttaaaatgataatttcagttaaataaaatttattttcgaaggGAAATCACCAAGCTTTCGAAAGCGTGCCGATGTCGCTGATGCGGACCTTCGCCATGATGCTCGGAGAGATCGATTTTCTCAACACCTACGTGCACTCTTACAACCAAAAAGGAGACGGCAACCGCACGCTTCCCTTCCCCACGGTCACCTTCGTCATCCTCGGCATCTTCATGGTGTTCATGCCCATCCTGCTGATGAACCTGCTGATCGGTTTGGCGGTCGGTGACATTGAGTCCGTCCGCCGCAACGCCCAGTTGAAACGCCTCGCCATGCAGGTGGgtttattccattttcaaaataatcaaaattaaatttgtgctcGCACAGGTCATCCTGCACTCTGAACTGGAACGCAAACTGCCGCAAATGCTTTTGGAGAAGGTCGACAAGATCGAAGTGATTGAATACCCAAACGACTCTAAATGCAAAATGAACTTTTTGGATAGGATTTTTAGACAGTGGTTTTTCAATCCGTTCATAGACGAAGTTGGCGGTAGCGTAAAAATCATTtggctcaaatttaattcctaaTTCTCTGTTAATCTTTTAGTAAATAACGAATCTAGGAACGATTACGATTTATCAGGAGCACCTCCAGATCGCACCatgaaacatttgaaaaagagttgcgtatttatttttagattattttagaactaaaatgataaaaattgttttttttttgcagaccTCCAATCCGAAATAATCGACGACGACGTCTTAGAGGAGTTAGAGGCTCAAAGGCGGCTGCTGAAGGACGTGATGGCCAAACTTGACTCTCAACAGTATCTCCTGCGGTTGGTTCTCCAGgtatggaattaaattaaatcaagcctgcaatttgttttaattttttcttctcgaAGAAAATGGAAATCAAAACTGAAGCTGATGATATTGACGAGGGAGTTTCCCCAagagtatttaaaaatgacgGCACTTTGGCCCGCTGGACGTCTCCTCgcttcaacaaaaaatacaggATGTTTAGCCAAGGTCGTTCTTATGATTAGAAACTTTCACTGTTTAAATTATAGATGTTGGCCGATCTCATGTATGAAAATTTGCGCACAAAAGTTGGAtaaggattaaaaaatttaatatatgcCGTTAAAAGTAGAGTGGTgttaaacgaaaaataaatttaaaaaaatcatattttaagtTAAGAAGTAGTTTTAGTTGCGATATTGGAATGTAATACGACGCTATTCGTGTTTCTATACGATTCTCACGCagataatatattatgctgttgctttttttaaaatccgaaaataaaggtgttttaaaattcattcccTCTTTATTTACAACCTTTACAAGAATACAAGCaataaacattattaaatttatacaaaaaccAAGGCTCACTAGCTAGCACGAACGTGTCACTTTGGCATGTAAAAGTCCCAGTGGTGGTGGTGCACCGCGTCGCCGTTGCCGCCCATGCTGGCGACCAGAATGATGCCGGCCACGAGCACCAGCACCACGCACAGCGCCATCTGCAGGCCACTCCGCTCGCGCGTTTCGTCGGCCAAACTGTTCGCCTGCTGCTCAGTGTACGTGACCACCCTCCGCAGGGCAGAGAGGGTGGCGCAACAACACGCCCTGGCCAACCTGTTGCCCAATTCCAAAATGCCAGGGTCAAcgtcctgctgctgctgctgctggaaggGAGGGGGAGGGGCGCCGAAATCGGTCGttggcggcggtggaggcATCGAGCGATCTCTTGACCTTTCGCGGGTCACGCTGCTCAGGGCGGCTGCCTGCAGCGCCAACACCTGCTCCGTGGTGAATACGGGCAACGGTGAGTACCTCGAAATGCTCACTTCTTGCACCTCCAACTGCTGTGCTTCTGCGGCCTCCACCACATCCTCGATTGCCTGAGAGGGCTGCCGAGGCGGGGTCGATTTAGGTGTTTGCGTTTGACACTGCATGTCCGAGTGGGGTGGTGGTGGCGACGGCACGTGGATGATTTGTgggggtggtggtggtggaggTATCATCCTTTGCGCGGCGGCCAGCAGGGCCTCGGCCAGCGCGTCCATCGGCGCCTGCACCGAGCTGAGCACCAGGGCGCCGCTGTTGCTGTGCAGGTCAGCTACGTTGAGGTTCATGCCCTCAATGTCCGAGACGAGCATCCGTCCCGCCTGCAGCTCACTGACGCTCAGCCTGCCCACGTCCAGAAGGTCCAGGCGCAGCTGTCCGGCGCGCAGGGCCTCCAGAAGGGCCGCCACCGCCGGAGCCAGTTCGTTTTGTGAAGAGGATGAGGAAACTGGTGCCGCCAAGACAGGTGCTTCAACTATtggctgttgttgttgttgatgaTGTTGGACCTCTTGGACCTCTGAAGGTCCACAAGCGACGTCTTCTGTTTCTGCAGGTACTATTTCACCAATGAGTACATCCTCAGGTAGGGGGTCGGTTTGAGTCGAGACTGTCACTTCCTCAACGCAGGGTTCGTCAAATTGCGTTGAAATTTCTTGGTTGCTTGGAACTACATCTTCGACCAAAACAGGCTCTTCTATAACCGACTCGACCTGCGGAATCACTTCTTCTACTTGTGGAATAACAGGCTCCACAAGAGAAACAACGGATTCCACTTGTGGCTCCTGCTCATATGACACAATGCTAGGCTCTGCTGCTCTTGATGGCACTTCGACGGCCTCAATTGGAAGCTGAGGAACAGCCTCAACAGACACCTCTGGATATTTTTCAGAGGCCTCAACTACCACCACCTGGACAGGAGGTTCCACTACAATTTCAGCTGGGTGTTCCTGTGGAATTTGAGCTGGGGATTCTTGGAAAGCTTCCTGGACTTTAAGCTCAGGGGTTGGTTCTTCAATTGGCAAGGCAACATCGGGAAAAGATTCCTGGAGTCTCTCAATTTCATCTGGTAGTTCTATCCCTTCTTCAGGTTCGATGAATCTTTCCTGATCTTCCTGCTCTATCTGAGTTGATGAAGGAATTTCCGTATCAGCCTCGGCAGGAACTGAAGGAACTTCGTCCTGAGTTTCTGGAGCAACTTCTCTTGGAGCTTCAACAGGCACCTTTTGGTCATCTTTTTCAGATTTAACATCTTCTTGGATCACCACTATCTCTGAATTTTCTAGAGTCAAGTGGGCAGATATCACGTGCTCCTCGCTCTGCGTGGGGCTGACGTCTTTCTTGGCGGTTTGCGGCTCAGGGCTCCTGATGATGTCCAAGTCCTCGTCATCGGCCAGTGGCGCGTTCTCGGACATGGCCGCGAACTCGGCTTCCATGGCGTCGAGATCTCCGTCCTGGCCGCGTTCCTTCCTCGGAGGACGCGGTGGTGGCGGCAGCGGCCTCTCCTTCATCTTCTGAATCACGGCGCCCGACTGAAGGCTCTCGCTGCGCACGTCCTCCAGCGAGGCTCTGCGCTGCCTCCGCGGAGGCCGCGACGGCCCGAGGGTGGCGTAGTTGCGCGAGGGACGCACCGGCATCGGCTTGCGGTGCGGCATGGTGAAGAAGTGGCTGGCGCCATTGCCGCTCAGCGGACGCGACTTCTTTCTGCGCTGCGCGGTCGGGAACTGCCTGGCGCGCCTCGGCGGAGGCGTCGCCTGCGTCTGCTCGTATGAAATCACACCCGGCTTCACCACGTACGCGTAGCCCGGCTCCTCTGTCATGTCGGACGCCTTGGACACATACGAGATGTAGGAGCGCGCGTCTTCGTCTGGGCGTTTAGACTGCTTCCTGCCACGTTTTGGCGCAGAAGGAGTTTCGACTTCAGGAATAATGTAATCCGGCTCATTTGACTGCGCTTCCACCTTTGaacagaaaatgataatttcatttcaaatatttttttttaaatggtgaaGGAAAAATGGATACCTCTTTTGGTACGATGTGCGATTCAAGATTATTGAGCCATTCCTGATCAGGCGCGACGCTCCAGTCGCTGGTGTTGCCGATGGTGAACTCAGACCTGGTCTTGGTCTTGCGCTGTGGAGCCTTGGGCCCAGCCTTGCGAGTCATCGTGCTCGCCTTGTGCCGCTCGTGGCGGAGCTGCCGCCTTCTTTCCCTGGTTGGCTTGTTGGGAGGGAACGTGTTAAAGTACCACGACGTATCCTCCTTATTCTCTTTCTTCTCCACCTCCTGCTCCTGCTCGTCCTCCTCCTTATCCTTGGTGACGACCTCGGAGGCCGGCGGGGTGCTCAGGTTGGACGAGTTCTTGATGGACCTTGTCTTGCGCGGTGGACGTGCCTTGTGGCTCGGACTGATGCGTTCAGGGGTGCCGCGGTAGGTCCTTGCCAGGTCGGCCTCGTTGACGGTCGAGTTTTCCATGAGCAGCGCCTCCGTGTCCACTGTCGGGCGGAAGGTCTCCTTGATCTCCCTCGAGAGGTACCTCTCAACGTCGACGTCGTCCTGACTAACCCCCTTCTCGCGTAGAAAGAATTCATCCGAGCTGATCTCCTCGAGGACGCCCTGCCGCCGTCTGTCCGAACTGCTGCCCGACGAGTGGTTCACCTCCTGGTCCGATCCAGGCAGACTGATCTCCTCCTCGTCGTCCAGAGGGACGATGACgttctgctgccgctgctggttGTTCAGCGGTGTGGCCTGCCGGTTCACCAGCGACAACGTGTAACCGAAGTCCCTGTCCCGGAAGCCGGACAGCGACTCCGAGCACTCCTGCTCCGAATCGTTCGAGTGCTGTTTGCGCAGCTCCTTCTGCAGCTGCCGGATTTCTTCATCCTCGTCCTCGTCGTCAAAGGGCTGCACAGAGCCGTTTTTGCGCAGCTCCTTATAGTTCTCCTCGTCCATGTACTCGAGTTCGGAGAACTTGCTGGCCCAGCGGTTCTTGCTGCTGTCCTGCGAGCCCCTGCGACGCGGCGGCAGCTCCGGTTTGATCGGATCCATGTCCTCCTCTTCATCGTCGTAGTGAAATTCAACCGGAGGAAGACGTGGCGCCCGCACCTGCATCGGCGCGCTGATGTTCAACTCGCGGCGCTTGTTCTTGCGGTCGAACAGCCGCGGGTAGGTCTTGAAGTCGAAATAGTTGCGTTTGCTCGGCGTATCTACCATTGGCGTGTCCGTGTGCACCGACTGCTCCTCGCCATTCTTCTCGCGCAGCACGCGGCGCGGACGCGGCAGGCTGATGCTCGGGAAGTTAAAATTTGGCCTTTCAGGCATCTTGAATTTCGGCCTGTCTGGGAAGTTGAATTTGGGCCTCTCGGGAAGGTTAAATTTCGGCCTATCCGGAAGATTGAATTTAGGCCTTTCCGGCATTTTGAACTTGGGCCGCTCGGGCATTTTGAATTTCGGCCTCTCCGGCATGTTGAATTTGGGTCGGTCGGGCAGGTTGATCTTGGGCCGCTTCATCGCCCGCATCTTGGCGCGAAGGCGGCCGGCCTGGTTTCTGATGCTCTGCAGGCTGCGCGCGGCGGCACCGGGGCCCCTCTCCTCCGCTTCGTTCTCCAGGCGCTGTTTCCTGCGTGCCTCTCGGGACAGCGGTAAATCCTCCAGGGCTGAGGAATCAACctggaaaatgaattaatcaaataatgttatttaatgtggaaacttttaattaaatatgataacaaaatttaatctataaatttatttaaatatttttgtattttaaaatataggtttccgaaatattatttggatttCTTTTTAGCTTtctgaaaaatgtattatgtTGATACCAAAAACATATATAAGCGGCCTCTCTAAATCACTATTATATTAAAACTATGACTGCGATGAGTGATGAGTTAGTATcttaaaaataggaaagagtttaaagtttcaaataaatgtattaataaaaatcaataaatttgatgatGCGGCGTTAACTACCTGGCTTGTATTGAGCTCAATGTCTGTTCTTGAACTTGCAGTACCCGCAGGTGATGGGGCCGCATCCTCGCGCTCAATTCCGTGATCATGTTCATCTATGGCCATAATGCGGTCTTCCTCGCTGTTCTGCTGGTTCAGCGGAGCTCGTCGGAAGTACGTCATTTCATCGTCAAATGAGTCGTGGTGCAGGAATTTTTTCTCCTACAAACAGATAAAAATCGAGTAGTTATTggtttactaatttttaacaatgctGAAATTTCTCTTCTCTACTCGTGGAGTGtgatttgaagagaaaaatgaaactgtACGAGCTCGAACTGATTAGCCAGCATATATGATGCTTgaccttcaaaacaaaatttatgcaagAGGATTAGCTGCCGAGAAAATTGGATCAATAGAAGCTGAAAATGTTCAACTGCACTATTTTTTTAGCACACAAGAGAAACGAATCATGCAAACCCCGCCATTCACCAccccttaaaaaaattagaagcaCAAAATTCCATcagttattgaaaaattaataaatatcatgTTGTATATAAGTGTTATTATTGTTTCTGCTAACAATTAAAAGTTGTGTTAATTGACAAACAAAATAGCTATAATATACATTGCGAGTCTAACAGTAAGATTAGCATTTTAAAGCTGTCTGctcaattatttcttatttttagagataaaatttaataagcaaAGCAAGGTTTGTCTATAATAAAGAACACAAATTaggtcttgaaataaaatatggtcTTACCTTGAGAATTCTGTCGTTACTGTCGTTGGAGCCTTCCCGCCCTGGTGCCATTCCTAATTCAGGCTCGTATCGATCGTAAGGTCCAGAAACCAGGACCTGTGGAGGTCGGCGCGGGGACACGGGCTCGTATTCGTGGTCCCTGAAACAATCCATTAAACTCTAGAGATATCTATATACAAACAAATATCCATTCTAAAGGTTTCCTggaagaataatttatttgaaccgacattttcaatatttttctatttatactCCTCCGTGgtctttcaattaattaaaaaaaacctttgaaCTAGCTCTTCAACGTTCCTGCAAAGGATTTAAAACGATTTACCAGTTTCTTTGGGATCAAAATGCACTGCGTTTTGCAACTAGAGGCTCAGTTAATTATTGTGTCAGGTTCAAAAACAGTCGGGATTATGAGTAATTTCAAGTTACAAGGAACATGCACGTCcgcgtaataaaataaaacgagaagTCCGTTTCGGTAACAGAGAAAAGAGCAGAGGGCACGTGACGTTGGCACAATGCCGCGGCGGCCGTGTGTCTTTCTTTTCTCGTCCGCCGCGAGAATCTGCACTGTGCAAAAATAACCCTATTTTCTTTGAGAACCACAAAGACTCGAGTAAATGAGTGctatcaatttaattgttacagCAACGACAGTAAGTCGCGGAAATCCCGAGAGATCCcggcaaaaagcaaaacaaaacacacgaGTCGATCATCGCGGTGGCCGCGAAAGAGAAAATCGCTTGGTCAGTATGCGAAACGCGGGCAAGAAGGAGGAAAAGGCGGAAAACATACCCCATGCTGGCGTCCGGTCGGTAAAAATTGTCGAATTATTCGCTTTTCAGCATGCAAAACGGCGGACGCGACACACCTGCGGCTCGAAAAGTGCCTGCCGACTCCGGGGCCGGCTCGCGCGGCTAAAGATAACTTGTTGGCAGGCGGCGGAGCGGGCGCCGTCGTCCCGGACAGAAATACGCGCTGCCTTCACTCGAGCCGTGGGAACTGCCATCGATTCTCTGTATCGAATAATCGATTTCTTAATGAGCACTAAGCATTAATATGCATGACAAGTTCacaatggaatttaaattttgaggtgGAGGAATTATGGTCTAACAGTGGAGAGATAACTATtgcaaagtttaaatttttttatcataacaGTAATCAGTTTatcaaacttatttatttcaataaatctcTCGTCAAGAAGCAGCCATGGGCTCAACTTTAGcattatacaaatttatttattacaataaaTGCAACGTTGCAAAGCTCAAATGATCAATCTATGAACAATTTAATCAACACTGATTGATATTATAGCTtattcaatatatttcaaaaccatACAGGTTTAtgctatttttatgtttaaattattggagCAGAATAATTTTCTGTGATACTTTTATTGTAGTTTGTcagtaaatgtaaaatataattttttcaattagttaaaatattaaaatttctgcctATTGTTGTAATGAATTTAGCTGgcttatatatattaataacgtttttttttgtatttataaagGAGAGCACAAGCAAAGTGAGTAAATTGTCGACGGTaagatattatattatttgtatacACATTTACTTTGATGGTTGAATGCTTTAATGTTCACTTCCCTTTTATATTGAGTCGGTTTATTTGTAGCACGCTCTAGAACAATACACTTGATTCTACGTAAACGCGCCACGCTAGCGATAAACAATCActttaaaacacaaataatcaGTAGGAAATCGTTTAAAAACGTCTTGACtactgttaaaattaatagtttgaGTGCTATATTTTAGTCAGGACTAACATTCAAATCTGCTTTTGACATTTTAcgcatttattaatatttaaatctctcctatttttatttgcacgaTATTGAtcactttcatattttttatatttaataatatatgccCTACTTGCCCTTTCATCTTACAATTAGACAGAATAAGATTTGAAGGAACTGTTTACTCCAAATAAGTCTTTTTAACTGGCAATAAGCCAAGTTTGCCAAAAACATTGCGGACAACAACATAGGCCAGTCCTGTGAGAGACCACAAATTTTACGCCATCTCACccaatgaatttattatttcatattttatacaatttaaataaaaccaatttaaattataattttaattactggaGCTAACCCCCTTTTAACGCCTAAAGGATTAGCGGTGGATTTTCAGGAGTTTTTAGGCAAAAGAGCATAACTGCCAACACTGAAAGATCATTCAGCGATTTTCCTTCGACTGTTTGAGAGGTTCTTTCAAGAGAATCTTACAATGATTTCCCTCTCATGCACTTTAATGGTGAGAAGATCGTTATAGTGAAATATCtagttttggtaaatttaaaattattattgtaagcAACTGCCTTCTCAATGATGGCGTTCTTAGACAATTACATTCtaatcatttttctcattaatgcATGCACATCTTCCcgttttataaaacaaattgaaataaaactagGTACTGTATGATGTCGAGGCTGAATTTTCAACAGTAAAATCtatggttaaaatatttttaacaaaattccatttttgacaaattccaGTTTCTTCAGAGACTTCACATATTTGTTGTCTATCAGttaagcttttttattttattatttttgtaaaaatataattaaatcttgagccgagtaaattaataaatgaaaatgccatcattttcgagaaaattcgaaaaaccTAGTTCGTTTTGGAACCTAGAAAATACTTCTTCGGCAAACTGCAACTCAAATTTTTCGTCTCCAGCGCAAttagtattatttattgaagaaCGAAAGCGCACTATACGCGCTTCAAACAATCAGCAGCGAGACAATCGAATCGGGCGCAGCGCCCATCGGCGGCATCGGCGCTTGGGGCTTACCCGGCGGCGGCTTCGGAGGAGCGGGTGCGTCCGGCGATGAAGGCCTCGCGGCGGAGGACGCCCGTCCGGTTGGGCACCGGCGAGCGGAAGCTGCCGCTGGGCGAGCTGGAGGCGGACGAGGGCGGCACCATGCCCAGGGGCCGGCCTGCCAGCATGAGGGCGCGCCTCTCGGGCAGCAGCGAGTCGGTGCCGAAGAACTGGCAGCCGCAGCGCACGTCGCAGCCCACGCTCGACGCCCGCAGCGTCGGCCGCGCCGGCTTCACGTTGTTGAACGGCTGCAGCTCGTGCGGCCGCGGCGCCCGGTCGGCGCTCACGCTGCGCTTCATGCCGCCCTGCCCCACAGACACTCGACACTAACTGCCTCGTAGAAGCAGCCGCGATTGCGATTGCCTTTCGCCTCGCGCTGCTTGCCGCCGCCCGCGGGCCCCTGCCTTATTTTTAGCCCTGCGACACCGCCAGCGTACTTGTCAATGGGCTTTGTTGTCCACGCAAATGCACCGCCACGACAAATGATTCAATCCTCAAAGTGATGCGACGGCGGGGACACTTACTTGAAGTGACATTTTTACTAGAAAACCGCGTGCTCTGTGTACTTATATTGGTTTTATGCAGGGCAAcagtggaaaattattaaaattgttggcaACAAAAAGCATGAGTTGAACAatatacaataataaaaagaggaattcgctacaattaaaattttgccaaagtGCCGAAAAACGTTGAGCTCAGGGGGCCTTTGAGAccgcacaaataaaaataatattttttaaagtagatCGTCTTTAGTTCCTAGTAATTCGCTAGAATTATTCCACTACAAAtctttttttgtcaaaaagagaactttttccaatttttctcggAATTTTCAGCTCCTCAAGAagacaacaattaaaaacttcgCGCTTAACTAAatgaggaattaattttttatggaatCTCTAGCCATAATTGATCtctagaaaatatattaatttaatcaagaccaagaaacaataaaaatctataCCTTCCCAAGTTTCTCGAAAAATGCACCGGCAATCATATATTCCGCTTTTGAATTTGACTCCTCTCGTCACGATttgtccaacggtgtgcatgagaaaaatttcctctagaTCCTATGAAAACAGTTTCAACAGTGACTTCATCGCTTGATTTAGTAGGCAACCTTTGAAGCTTCGAAATTTAACTCCAGGCATTTTTAATAGAGCTTGGCAAAAGctacaattttgcaaaaaattttaattttcttgcacACGTAGCTTAGGCTGTGTACGACTCGACGATTCTTTGATTGCCGACGTTTCAGTGACCTGATCACTTTGTACATGTgcctttttactctttttgatATATGTAAATGACATAGCAGAGAAAtaaactattaaataaaaaaatataaaaccacTTCAAAAAGAGATGAATCACTCATTTAGAGCATTTAACCATGTGGTCTCTTTTTAACTGTTGTTTCTCCCACTTCGCACCAATCACAAGGATAAATACATTTTCGGTTTTAAGTGGATGTCGTGTTACTGACCCTGTACCAGggtccttttttaaaatcgtaCCGTTAAATCAACTCACGTATACCGTGTTGGATAGATTATTGCGActagagaattaaaaaagatcggcaaaccattttatttttcgagaaatgttcagctgttaattttatcctaatttattgttatttattcacACAATATGACCAACAGCTactattcaaattatttccaattgttgtcctgtatcaatccattttaagcataatttttacGTGAGCCGAGGCTTCATATCATGTCAGTTtccaaatgaattttgttttaaaattgaatatgttATAATTTTACTGACAATACTTTCAGCCTGATAACCTATTTACAATTATGTTGTGGTGGGTTTGATGCTTTATTAAGATGAGTCAACCAGCAGctgcaatttttctgtttatgaaattggaatttttatttttgccagttCCAGAggcaaattcaaaaatttcagcttcaacGTATTTTTTGGAGATTTGTCCATTATTGACTTTGTAAGAAACTTGATaagccatttttcaattaaaacaaatttgtaaattttcaatgagagattaaaatttaatcgagatttaatttttagttataaTAATGGTTCTCCGAATATATGCTGCCAATCtgagtttatttaaatatgaatttagggatagtttagaattaaatataatttaattaatctatcaaaattcaaactagATATTTGTTgcgtcaaaaaatatttttttttaaaacctagaaaaaaatgaatacaaacACCAAACCTACAGATTTCACCAACCACATTTATTAGCATATCTTCCTGACAAAAGGCCTTTTGAGCGcgggtgtttgttgaaatttcgCATATCAAGTGTTAACCTACAACAGTCACTACTATTTCCGTGGCGTGCGTGTCCCCACACAAAAGAGAGAGTGTTGAAACCTTTGTCCCCGCGACACTTACTTATGCCGAAAAAGTGTGTCAGCGGAGAAGCGCGCGCGAAGAATCGGACTAGACTTAAGATTTTGAGCGGAAAGTCGCAGCTTGCcgagataaatttaaagtggCGTGCCCGCGTTATTCACGCTTGAAGACCGCGCGCACTTGACTTGCTAATTTTAGCGCATTGCTAATTAACTACCGAGAAGAGAAGCATTATTTGATTTCCTCTCCGAAGCCGCTTCCTTATCAGTGAATTCGTATTCTCGCGCGGGTCTTCATTTGCATTGTATTTGCTATCTCTGTGTTTTCGGTCACGCATCTTATGTgatacccaaaattaaaaagcgctCCTTTTGTTTTCGACGGTGTTAGCTAATATTTGTCTCGGGTGATAATGCAGGTGACGTAACAGCGCCATGCTGACGCGTGTTTTCACAGCTC encodes:
- the LOC135941938 gene encoding titin-like isoform X2, with the protein product MGLQGGNPAGADAAPPQENAPTRRGRRGAAGVASPPRPLSTYRWEDVRRAKARGGYPWTYLAKWRDIRMDHEYEPVSPRRPPQVLVSGPYDRYEPELGMAPGREGSNDSNDRILKEKKFLHHDSFDDEMTYFRRAPLNQQNSEEDRIMAIDEHDHGIEREDAAPSPAGTASSRTDIELNTSQVDSSALEDLPLSREARRKQRLENEAEERGPGAAARSLQSIRNQAGRLRAKMRAMKRPKINLPDRPKFNMPERPKFKMPERPKFKMPERPKFNLPDRPKFNLPERPKFNFPDRPKFKMPERPNFNFPSISLPRPRRVLREKNGEEQSVHTDTPMVDTPSKRNYFDFKTYPRLFDRKNKRRELNISAPMQVRAPRLPPVEFHYDDEEEDMDPIKPELPPRRRGSQDSSKNRWASKFSELEYMDEENYKELRKNGSVQPFDDEDEDEEIRQLQKELRKQHSNDSEQECSESLSGFRDRDFGYTLSLVNRQATPLNNQQRQQNVIVPLDDEEEISLPGSDQEVNHSSGSSSDRRRQGVLEEISSDEFFLREKGVSQDDVDVERYLSREIKETFRPTVDTEALLMENSTVNEADLARTYRGTPERISPSHKARPPRKTRSIKNSSNLSTPPASEVVTKDKEEDEQEQEVEKKENKEDTSWYFNTFPPNKPTRERRRQLRHERHKASTMTRKAGPKAPQRKTKTRSEFTIGNTSDWSVAPDQEWLNNLESHIVPKEVEAQSNEPDYIIPEVETPSAPKRGRKQSKRPDEDARSYISYVSKASDMTEEPGYAYVVKPGVISYEQTQATPPPRRARQFPTAQRRKKSRPLSGNGASHFFTMPHRKPMPVRPSRNYATLGPSRPPRRQRRASLEDVRSESLQSGAVIQKMKERPLPPPPRPPRKERGQDGDLDAMEAEFAAMSENAPLADDEDLDIIRSPEPQTAKKDVSPTQSEEHVISAHLTLENSEIVVIQEDVKSEKDDQKVPVEAPREVAPETQDEVPSVPAEADTEIPSSTQIEQEDQERFIEPEEGIELPDEIERLQESFPDVALPIEEPTPELKVQEAFQESPAQIPQEHPAEIVVEPPVQVVVVEASEKYPEVSVEAVPQLPIEAVEVPSRAAEPSIVSYEQEPQVESVVSLVEPVIPQVEEVIPQVESVIEEPVLVEDVVPSNQEISTQFDEPCVEEVTVSTQTDPLPEDVLIGEIVPAETEDVACGPSEVQEVQHHQQQQQPIVEAPVLAAPVSSSSSQNELAPAVAALLEALRAGQLRLDLLDVGRLSVSELQAGRMLVSDIEGMNLNVADLHSNSGALVLSSVQAPMDALAEALLAAAQRMIPPPPPPPQIIHVPSPPPPHSDMQCQTQTPKSTPPRQPSQAIEDVVEAAEAQQLEVQEVSISRYSPLPVFTTEQVLALQAAALSSVTRERSRDRSMPPPPPTTDFGAPPPPFQQQQQQDVDPGILELGNRLARACCCATLSALRRVVTYTEQQANSLADETRERSGLQMALCVVLVLVAGIILVASMGGNGDAVHHHHWDFYMPK